A region from the Ptychodera flava strain L36383 chromosome 10, AS_Pfla_20210202, whole genome shotgun sequence genome encodes:
- the LOC139142497 gene encoding alpha-L-fucosidase-like yields MRWLSKMRMSVARDKYRVFLCVFLAVLVLLVTMKNLGVHTRMTDMLWTRQWSDFRAGSSYRGYDPDWNSLDKRPLPQWYDDAKFGIFIHWGLYSVPAFGSEWFWYSWKSNNDKAIAEFMAKNYPEQLEYKDFIPMFTAKRFNPDYWADLFQESGAKYIVLTSKHHEGWTNWGSKYSWIGNSVDSGPHRDLVGALAASIQNKPDLHFGLYYSLLEWYHPLYLEDKSSKFTTQKFVKEVVTPQLHEIINNYKPELLWLDGDWHVSKDYWNATNFLAWLYSSSPVKDTIVTNDRWGPNFRGNHGDYYTSLQQRPDALRNHKWENGFSIDKKSWGFRKNAQPQDYADVKSLLQILVSTVSCGGNLLLNIGPTSDGLIDPHFEECLRDIGSWLKINGEAIYATRPWKVQTEKDTGVWYTARQTANGDSALYAILTDIPASQTVVLESPVTSSQTTVQMLGLEKPLSWKAGEPTGLTVTTPSEKELPCQWAWVIKLTQVE; encoded by the exons ATGAGATGGTTGTCGAAAATGAGAATGAGCGTTGCACGCGACAAGTATCGTGTTTTCCTGTGCGTATTTTTGGCGGTTTTGGTGTTATTAGTGACAATGAAAAACCTTGGGGTCCACACGAGAATGACTGACATGCTGTGGACGAGGCAATGGAGCGACTTCCGCGCTGGAAGTTCCTACAG aggaTATGATCCAGACTGGAACTCACTGGACAAAAGACCTTTACCTCAGTGGTACGACGATGCCAAATTTGGTATTTTCATCCACTGGGGTCTGTACTCCGTGCCGGCGTTTGGCTCGGAATGGTTCTGGTACAGCTGGAAAAGCAACAACGACAAGGCTATCGCTGAATTCATGGCAAAGAACTATCCGGAACAGTTGGAGTACAAGGATTTCATTCCCATGTTTACGGCAAAGAGGTTCAACCCGGATTATTGGGCTGATCTATTTCAAGAATCTGGTGCCAA GTACATTGTACTGACCAGCAAACATCATGAAGGCTGGACCAACTGGGGATCGAAATATTCCTGGATCGGAAATTCTGTGGACAGTGGACCTCACCGAGATCTTGTCG GTGCCCTAGCTGCATCTATTCAAAATAAGCCTGACCTACATTTTGGACTCTATTACTCCCTGTTGGAATGGTATCACCCACTTTATCTTGAGGacaaaagttcaaagttcacgaCACAAAAGTTTGTGAAG GAAGTGGTAACTCCTCAACTCCATGAAATCATAAACAACTACAAACCGGAGCTGCTGTGGTTGGATGGGGACTGGCATGTCAGCAAAGACTATTGGAACGCCACCAACTTCTTGGCCTGGCTGTACAGTAGTAG TCCCGTGAAAGACACAATTGTGACCAATGACAGATGGGGTCCTAACTTTCGAGGTAACCATGGTGATTACTACACCAGTTTACAACAAAGACCAG atgcTCTCAGAAATCACAAGTGGGAAAATGGTTTCTCCATCGACAAGAAGTCCTGGGGATTCCGTAAAAATGCCCAGCCACAGGACTATGCTGACGTGAAGTCACTCCTTCAGATTCTAGTCTCCACAGTCAG CTGTGGAGGAAACCTACTGTTGAATATTGGCCCTACTAGTGATGGTTTGATAGACCCACACTTTGAGGAATGTCTCCGTGACATTGGCAGCTGGTTGAAGATTAATGGAGAAGCAATCTATGCAACCAGACCATGGAAAGTCCAAACTGAGAAAGACACAGGTGTTTG GTACACTGCACGCCAAACAGCCAATGGAGACTCTGCACTCTATGCAATTCTCACAGACATACCAGCCTCTCAGACAGTGGTGCTAGAATCACCTGTAACCTCATCACAGACCACTGTACAAATGCTGGGACTTGAGAAACCTCTGTCGTGGAAAGCCGGGGAGCCAACGGGACTGACTGTCACCACACCATCAGAAAAAGAGCTGCCATGTCAATGGGCGTGGGTCATTAAACTGACCCAAGTTGAATAA